AAAAAGTTTAAATCGTGGATTGTAAGTATATATTTTGAATTTTTGCGTGGCAAAAACTTGCTGTCTTGGTGTATGGAATGCCAAATTCCGTCGTTTCTGTTGAATACAGAAAAAAATCGTCTGAACCAATTGGTTTTGATAGTCTTAACAATTGGACTACTATTCCAAACTTCTTTTTGTTTGGGTTTTATCAGAAAATATATTGAAAACTCTTGAATTTTGTCATACTGATTGATAAGCTCGTTGGCAAAGTTTAGCGATACCTGTCCGAGACCGCAGTTTAGGTCTTTTAACTTTGTCATGTCAATTATGAGCTTTTTCATATCATTTAACTATAAGCTATTGGCTGTTAGCTGTTGGCTATTTATAATAAGCCAAAGGCTAACGGCTAAAAGCTAATGGCTATTATTAATCAAAAATAAAGTGTTTGTCTCATGTTTAGTTTTTTATCTTTAACCTTATCATTCATCGGTAAATGGTGGTTTAATTTTAACGCCGTCGTACAGGACTTCAACATTATTTCTGTAAGTAACAATTAGAAAAACTGTTCCGTCTTCGTTGTAGTACGTGTAGTTTCCGTGTTTGCGACCGTTGTTGTAGTAGCCAACATCTTTGGGTTTGCCGTTGCTCCAGTACCAAACCACTTTTCCGTTAAGGTTGTTGTCGATGTACTCGCCTTTAAATTTTATAGTGCCATCGCTGTAGTAGGTAATCCACTCTCCGAATTTTGCTCCGCCTTTGTATTCGCCGGTTTCCTTAAAATTATCGCCTACAAAACTCCATTTTCCTTCTTCCAATCCCATTTCGTAATTTCCGCTAACAATAATTTCGCCTTTCTCGTTGTACTCAATATATTCGCCGTCTTGCAGTCCATCGAAATAGTTTTCTATACGTCTGATGCTACCGTCTTCGTAATACCATTTCCATAAACCGTTCAAGTTGCCTTTATTGGTGTAGGCTCCTTCCGACTCAACTTTTCCGTCGGGGTAAAAATATTTCCAATTACCGATAGGCTTGTCATTGCTGTAACTTCCATACGATTTTAAAGAGCCGTCTTCATAAAAATGTTGCCATTCGCCTTGCTTTTTACCTAAAACATCGACAATACCTTGCGAAGTTATTATTCCCTTTGAAAACACATACGATTGTGTAACTTCTCCCTGCTCATTATACTCGGTTCGCACACCTTCGGGAACATCGTTTTTGTACAAGCCGACTGTTTTTACAGTTCCGTCAGGATAATAATCGGTTTTTACTTTAATGTCGGCTACTTCTGGCGCTTCGGTTTGCTCAACATCGTTGATGTATTTTTTTACCGATAGTAAGTTACCTTCTTTGTCGTAAGACTTGAAATATCCGTTTTTTTTATCGTTTTTGTAATTGCCTTCTTCTTTCACGACCAAATTATCGTAAAAATATTTCCACTTGCCTTGTTTGTAGCCTTTGGAATCGCTGCGGTTGATACGTTCTCTATCTACAAGAATACCATTTTTGTATTTAAAGAAAGAAATTATATTTCCTGAAGTATCATACTCAACCGACGAACCTTGCTCCAATCCGTTTTGAAAATTAATTGATATTCTGATTTTGCCGTTTGCATGATAGAAATGCGTAAAGCCTTCTTTTACATCGTTGAAAAAATTTTCTTCAATTACTTCGCCTTGTCGGTAAGTAGTTTTTATACCGTTTTTTTTGTCGTTTTTATAATTTATAGATACTAACAATCGACCAGAATCGTCGTAAAATTTCCAAGTGCTGTCCAATAAAAAATTTTTTCTATTTCCTTCAGATTTAATTACGCCGTTTTGATAAAAATTTTTCCAATATCCGTCGGGCTGACCGTCTTTCATGTAACCCTGACTTGATATTATTTTGGATTCGGGATAATAAAAAGTAACAAACCCGTTGCTTAAGGTGTCGTTGATAGTATTTTGAGCCGATACCGAAAAAAGTATTGACAATAAAACAACGATAATTATTTGCTTCTTAAACATGGTTTGTTCTTTGTTGCAAAGTTATAAAATTATCTTAACAAGGAATTATTTTATTGTGAGGAATGTTGAATTTGTTAAGAAGCTATTAGCTGTTGGCTGTTGGCTTTTGGCTGAGTTTAGCTAATAGCCAAGGGCTAAAAGCCATCTACTTAGACAACTCTAACATCCTAATTATCGGTTTCCTTGCATTTTCAATAATATGGTCGGATAAAATT
This portion of the Lentimicrobiaceae bacterium genome encodes:
- a CDS encoding toxin-antitoxin system YwqK family antitoxin, whose amino-acid sequence is MFKKQIIIVVLLSILFSVSAQNTINDTLSNGFVTFYYPESKIISSQGYMKDGQPDGYWKNFYQNGVIKSEGNRKNFLLDSTWKFYDDSGRLLVSINYKNDKKNGIKTTYRQGEVIEENFFNDVKEGFTHFYHANGKIRISINFQNGLEQGSSVEYDTSGNIISFFKYKNGILVDRERINRSDSKGYKQGKWKYFYDNLVVKEEGNYKNDKKNGYFKSYDKEGNLLSVKKYINDVEQTEAPEVADIKVKTDYYPDGTVKTVGLYKNDVPEGVRTEYNEQGEVTQSYVFSKGIITSQGIVDVLGKKQGEWQHFYEDGSLKSYGSYSNDKPIGNWKYFYPDGKVESEGAYTNKGNLNGLWKWYYEDGSIRRIENYFDGLQDGEYIEYNEKGEIIVSGNYEMGLEEGKWSFVGDNFKETGEYKGGAKFGEWITYYSDGTIKFKGEYIDNNLNGKVVWYWSNGKPKDVGYYNNGRKHGNYTYYNEDGTVFLIVTYRNNVEVLYDGVKIKPPFTDE